One Falsarthrobacter nasiphocae DNA segment encodes these proteins:
- a CDS encoding biotin transporter BioY, with translation MTSAKPATAPRIEHRSGRAALLTTPAGRIAAIAVGAAFIAAMVLSPAVQLVPGIPLTFQILAIALVAFLFDGRTAFAATALYVLLGALGLPVFAGFRSGIAVLTGPTGGYLLGFILAAGLMGFLATKAHAPLRAGRVPLAIGILVAAGLAGVALIHVVGALGLMTLGGMAPAKAVASTTVFLPFDLAKIVVAALVAAPVLRAFRRQLLRPGRAA, from the coding sequence ATGACTTCCGCCAAGCCCGCAACCGCGCCCAGAATTGAACACCGTTCAGGACGGGCGGCCCTGCTGACCACCCCGGCCGGTCGGATCGCCGCCATCGCCGTCGGCGCAGCCTTCATCGCTGCGATGGTCCTCTCCCCCGCCGTCCAGCTCGTCCCGGGCATTCCGCTCACGTTCCAGATCCTCGCGATCGCCCTCGTCGCCTTCCTCTTCGACGGGCGCACGGCCTTCGCGGCCACCGCCCTGTACGTCCTCCTCGGCGCGCTCGGCCTGCCCGTGTTCGCGGGCTTCCGCTCCGGCATCGCCGTCCTGACGGGCCCGACGGGCGGCTACCTTCTCGGATTCATCCTCGCCGCAGGCCTCATGGGCTTCCTCGCCACCAAGGCCCACGCTCCGCTGCGCGCGGGACGCGTCCCGCTCGCCATCGGCATTCTCGTCGCCGCAGGCCTCGCGGGCGTCGCCCTCATCCACGTCGTGGGCGCACTCGGCCTCATGACGCTCGGCGGCATGGCCCCCGCCAAGGCCGTCGCATCCACGACCGTGTTCCTGCCGTTCGACCTCGCCAAAATCGTCGTCGCCGCCCTCGTCGCAGCCCCCGTGCTGCGTGCGTTCCGCCGCCAGCTCCTCCGCCCGGGCCGGGCTGCATGA